The following coding sequences lie in one Notolabrus celidotus isolate fNotCel1 chromosome 20, fNotCel1.pri, whole genome shotgun sequence genomic window:
- the LOC117832787 gene encoding heme-binding protein 1-like, whose amino-acid sequence MFGMIKNSLFGNTEETEYKLLSSETKDGVSFEVRRYDAAKYATVSSEGRSFDQVTGELVRKLLMYIGGSNEQGEAMGTAAPIIITVYPRNDGVLSRRLIVSIRIPTAYQQSPPAPTDEAIKVEERPGMTVYALQFGGFAAESEFRAEALRLTRTLGETAPFQRKQYFCCSYDPPLKPYGRRNEVWFLQEEP is encoded by the exons ATGTTTGGCATGATCAAAAACTCGCTCTTCGGAAACACCGAGGAGACAGAGTACAAGCTGCTCAGCAGCGAGACGAAG GATGGAGTCAGCTTCGAGGTGCGGAGGTATGATGCTGCCAAATACGCTACAGTCTCCTCTGAGGGGAGATCCTTTGACCAAGTGACGGGAGAGCTGGTGAGGAAGCTGCTCATGTACATCGGAGGGAGCAACGAACAAG GTGAAGCCATGGGCACAGCAGCGCCCATCATCATCACCGTGTACCCCCGGAACGACGGGGTTCTGTCTCGCCGCTTGATAGTCAGCATCCGCATCCCCACCGCCTACCAGCAAAGCCCCCCAGCTCCAACCGACGAGGCCATCAAGGTGGAGGAGCGGCCCGGCATGACCGTCTACGCTCT GCAGTTCGGAGGCTTCGCGGCAGAAAGCGAGTTCCGGGCCGAGGCCCTGCGTTTGACACGCACCCTCGGAGAGACGGCGCCATTTCAACGCAAGCAGTACTTCTGCTGCAGCTACGACCCACCACTCAAGCCTTACGGACGCCGCAACGAGGTGTGGTTTCTACAGGAAGAGCCGTAG
- the fmc1 gene encoding protein FMC1 homolog produces MAALASPLRVCRGILKELRIVQGPGYKKSLAYSYVLDQYRKNKVTGERYCRAQQEAHHDAHTYLCLLASTRNHMILHNLYHGKGERSPQEAAGMVGLRLPTQPGGKGWEK; encoded by the exons ATGGCCGCGCTAGCATCGCCGCTCCGAGTCTGCAGAGGAATCCTGAAGGAGCTGCGGATCGTCCAGGGACCGGGTTACAAAAAGTCTCTGGCCTACAGCTACGTCCTGGACCAGTACCGGAAGAACAAG gtAACAGGAGAAAGGTACTGTCGGGCCCAGCAGGAGGCTCACCATGACGCACACACCTACCTGTGTTTGTTGGCCTCCACCAGGAACCACATGATTCTGCACAACCTCTATCACGGCAAGGGAGAACGCAGCCCGCAGGAGGCGGCCGGCATGGTGGGGCTCAGGCTGCCCACTCAGCCGGGAGGTAAAGGCTGGGAGAAGTGA